A genomic stretch from Theropithecus gelada isolate Dixy chromosome 2, Tgel_1.0, whole genome shotgun sequence includes:
- the TMEM43 gene encoding transmembrane protein 43, with translation MAANYSSTSTRREHVKVTTGSQPGFLERLSETSGGMVVGLMTFLLSFYLIFTNEGRALKTATSLAEGLSLVVSPDSIHSVAPENEGRLVHIIGALRTSKLLTDPNYGVHLPAVKLRRHVEMYQWVETEESREYTEDGQVKKETRYSYNTEWRSEIINSRNFDREIGHKNPSAMAVESFTATAPFVQIGRFFLSPGLIDKVDNFKPLSLSKLEDPHVDIIRRGDFFYHSENPKYPEVGDLRVSFSYAGLSGDDPDLGPAHMVTVIARQRGDQLVPFSTKSGDTLLLLHHGDFSAEEVFHRELRSNSMKTWGLRAAGWMAMFMGLNLMTRILYTLVDWFPVFRDLVNIGLKAFAFCMATSLTLLTVAAGWLFYRPLWALLIAGLALVPIIVARTRVSAKKLE, from the exons ATGGCCGCGAAT tattCCAGTACCAGTACCCGGAGAGAACATGTCAAAGTTACAACCGGCTCCCAGCCAGGCTTCCTGGAGCGGCTGAGCGAGACCTCGGGTGGGATGGTCGTGGGGCTCATGACCTTCCTGCTCTCCTTCTACCTAATTTTCACCAATGAG GGCCGTGCGTTGAAGACGGCAACCTCGTTGGCCGAGGGGCTCTCGCTTGTCGTGTCCCCTGACAGCATCCACAGTGTGGCGCCAGAGAATGAAGGAAGGCTGGTGCATATCATTGGCGCCCTGCGGACATCCAAG CTTTTGACTGATCCAAACTATGGGGTTCATCTTCCGGCTGTGAAACTGCGGAGGCACGTGGAGATGTACCAGTGGGTAGAAACTGAGGAGTCCAG GGAGTACACTGAGGATGGGCAGGTGAAGAAGGAGACGAGGTACTCCTACA ACACCGAATGGAGGTCAGAAATCATCAACAGCAGAAACTTCGACCGAGAGATTGGCCACAAAAACCCCAG TGCCATGGCAGTGGAGTCATTCACGGCAACAGCCCCCTTTGTCCAAATTGGCAGATTTTTCCTCTCGCCAG GCCTCATCGACAAAGTTGACAACTTCAAGCCCCTGAGCCTGTCTAAGCTGGAGGACCCTCACGTGGACATCATTCGCCGTGGAGACTTTTTCTACCACAGTGAAAATCCCAAGTATCCGGAG GTGGGAGACTTGCGCGTCTCCTTTTCCTATGCTGGACTGAGCGGCGATGACCCTGACCTGGGCCCGGCTCACATG GTCACTGTGATTGCCCGACAGCGGGGTGACCAGCTAGTCCCATTCTCCACCAAGTCTGGGGATACCTTACTGCTCCTGCACCATGGGGACTTCTCAGCAGAG GAGGTGTTTCATAGAGAACTAAGGAGCAACTCCATGAAGACCTGGGGCCTGCGGGCAGCTGGCTGGATGGCCATGTTCATGGGCCTCAACCTTATGACACGCATCCTCTACACCCTGG TGGACTGGTTTCCTGTCTTTCGAGACTTGGTCAACATTGGCCTGAAAGCCTTTGCCTTCTGCATGGCCACCTCGCTGACCCTGTTGACCGTGGCGGCTGGCTGGCTCTTCTACCGGCCCCTATGGGCCCTCCTCATTGCCGGCCTGGCACTGGTGCCCATCATTGTTGCTCGGACACGGGTGTCGGCCAAAAAGTTGGAGTGA
- the CHCHD4 gene encoding mitochondrial intermembrane space import and assembly protein 40 isoform X3 has product MSYCRQEGKDRIIFVTKEDHETPSNAELVADDPNDPYEEHGLILPNGNINWNCPCLGGMASGPCGEQFKSAFSCFHYSTEEIKGSDCVDQFRAMQECMQKYPDLYPQEDEDEEEEREKKPAEQVEETAPTEATATKEEEGSS; this is encoded by the exons ATGTCCTATTGCCGGCAGGAAG GGAAGGATCGAATCATATTTGTAACCAAAGAAGATCATGAAACTCCAAGCAATGCAGAACTGGTGGCCGATGACCCCAATGATCCATACGAGGAGCACG GATTGATACTGCCAAATGGAAACATTAACTGGAACTGCCCATGCCTTGGGGGAATGGCCAGCGGTCCCTGTGGAGAACAGTTCAAGTCAGCCTTTTCCTGCTTCCACTATAGCACGGAGGAGATCAAGGGGTCAGACTGTGTAGACCAGTTCCGGGCCATGCAGGAATGCATGCAGAAATACCCAGACCTCTATCCCcaagaggatgaggatgaggaagaggaaagggagaagaagccagcagaacaagtagaagaaacagCTCCCACTGAGGCCACTGCAACCAAAGAAGAGGAGGGGTCAAGTTAA
- the CHCHD4 gene encoding mitochondrial intermembrane space import and assembly protein 40 isoform X2 yields MPVSYSSVTTRYYHRAGAKEGKDRIIFVTKEDHETPSNAELVADDPNDPYEEHGLILPNGNINWNCPCLGGMASGPCGEQFKSAFSCFHYSTEEIKGSDCVDQFRAMQECMQKYPDLYPQEDEDEEEEREKKPAEQVEETAPTEATATKEEEGSS; encoded by the exons ATGCCTGTGTCGTATTCATCTGTGACCACCAGGTACTACCACAGAGCTGGAGCTAAGGAAG GGAAGGATCGAATCATATTTGTAACCAAAGAAGATCATGAAACTCCAAGCAATGCAGAACTGGTGGCCGATGACCCCAATGATCCATACGAGGAGCACG GATTGATACTGCCAAATGGAAACATTAACTGGAACTGCCCATGCCTTGGGGGAATGGCCAGCGGTCCCTGTGGAGAACAGTTCAAGTCAGCCTTTTCCTGCTTCCACTATAGCACGGAGGAGATCAAGGGGTCAGACTGTGTAGACCAGTTCCGGGCCATGCAGGAATGCATGCAGAAATACCCAGACCTCTATCCCcaagaggatgaggatgaggaagaggaaagggagaagaagccagcagaacaagtagaagaaacagCTCCCACTGAGGCCACTGCAACCAAAGAAGAGGAGGGGTCAAGTTAA
- the CHCHD4 gene encoding mitochondrial intermembrane space import and assembly protein 40 isoform X1, with protein sequence MQLLLFYLRSSVNCAARENVQEGTWKDRIIFVTKEDHETPSNAELVADDPNDPYEEHGLILPNGNINWNCPCLGGMASGPCGEQFKSAFSCFHYSTEEIKGSDCVDQFRAMQECMQKYPDLYPQEDEDEEEEREKKPAEQVEETAPTEATATKEEEGSS encoded by the exons atgcAGCTATTACTGTTCTACCTTCGATCCAGTGTGAACTGTGCTGCAAGGGAAAATGTCCAGGAAGGCACAT GGAAGGATCGAATCATATTTGTAACCAAAGAAGATCATGAAACTCCAAGCAATGCAGAACTGGTGGCCGATGACCCCAATGATCCATACGAGGAGCACG GATTGATACTGCCAAATGGAAACATTAACTGGAACTGCCCATGCCTTGGGGGAATGGCCAGCGGTCCCTGTGGAGAACAGTTCAAGTCAGCCTTTTCCTGCTTCCACTATAGCACGGAGGAGATCAAGGGGTCAGACTGTGTAGACCAGTTCCGGGCCATGCAGGAATGCATGCAGAAATACCCAGACCTCTATCCCcaagaggatgaggatgaggaagaggaaagggagaagaagccagcagaacaagtagaagaaacagCTCCCACTGAGGCCACTGCAACCAAAGAAGAGGAGGGGTCAAGTTAA